A genomic stretch from Flavobacterium humidisoli includes:
- a CDS encoding cytochrome ubiquinol oxidase subunit I, whose product MEEMLFYDRMQFAFTITFHYLFPQLTMGLSLIIVYFKWKYLKTKDEQYNHATHFWMKIFALNFAMGVVTGIPMEFQFGTNWAKFSELTGGIIGQTLAMEGMFSFFLESSFLGIFLFGEKLLGHKWHFVTGLLIMIGSWASGYLIIATHSWMQNPVGYEILENGKFVLTNFKALFLNPWLWPSYLHNQAASLVTSSFVVAGIGAFYILSKKNVSFGKLFLKTGVIFGLISSVIVAVPTGDLLAKNVVKYQPVTFAAMEGIFHTEKKGSEIVLIGQPDVKDKKLDNKIAVPNILSFLTYGNWDQEIKGLDQFEEDLHPTNISGLYYAYHIMVGLGTVFIGLMVISLFQLIRGKLFETKWILWSLMFMMPFPYIANTTGWYTAELGRQPWLVYNLLRTAAGASPTVSSGNTLFTLLGFIGLYLLLGMLFLLLIGKIINKGPHNVELSTEKI is encoded by the coding sequence ATGGAAGAAATGCTCTTTTATGATCGAATGCAATTTGCCTTCACCATTACTTTTCATTATCTTTTTCCACAACTTACAATGGGTCTTTCTCTGATCATTGTTTATTTCAAGTGGAAATATCTCAAAACTAAAGACGAACAATACAATCACGCCACCCATTTCTGGATGAAAATCTTCGCCCTCAATTTTGCAATGGGTGTTGTAACGGGAATTCCGATGGAATTTCAGTTTGGAACCAACTGGGCCAAGTTCTCTGAGCTAACAGGCGGAATTATTGGACAGACGCTTGCCATGGAAGGAATGTTTTCTTTCTTTCTCGAATCTTCTTTTCTTGGAATATTTTTATTTGGAGAAAAACTCCTTGGACATAAATGGCATTTTGTAACCGGATTATTAATCATGATTGGTTCTTGGGCAAGTGGTTATCTTATTATCGCCACACATTCTTGGATGCAGAATCCTGTTGGTTATGAAATTCTGGAAAACGGAAAATTTGTACTAACCAATTTCAAAGCTTTATTTTTAAATCCGTGGCTTTGGCCTTCTTATCTGCACAATCAGGCAGCTTCGTTGGTAACCAGTTCATTTGTGGTTGCAGGAATTGGAGCTTTCTATATTTTAAGTAAAAAGAATGTTTCTTTTGGGAAATTGTTTTTAAAAACAGGCGTAATCTTCGGATTAATTTCTAGTGTTATAGTGGCTGTTCCTACAGGAGATTTATTGGCTAAAAATGTTGTGAAATATCAGCCTGTAACTTTTGCTGCTATGGAAGGAATTTTTCATACTGAGAAAAAAGGTTCAGAAATTGTTTTAATTGGTCAGCCTGACGTAAAAGACAAAAAATTGGACAACAAAATTGCCGTTCCTAATATTTTGAGTTTCTTGACTTATGGAAACTGGGATCAGGAAATAAAAGGTTTAGATCAGTTTGAAGAAGATCTGCATCCGACCAATATTTCTGGATTGTATTATGCGTATCATATTATGGTGGGACTTGGCACTGTATTTATTGGTCTAATGGTGATTTCGCTTTTTCAGTTAATAAGAGGGAAATTGTTTGAAACCAAATGGATTTTATGGTCTTTAATGTTCATGATGCCGTTTCCGTACATAGCCAATACAACAGGATGGTACACGGCAGAATTAGGAAGACAGCCTTGGCTAGTTTATAATTTATTGCGTACAGCAGCAGGAGCTTCACCAACAGTTTCTTCTGGAAATACCTTATTTACTTTATTAGGTTTTATAGGTTTATACCTTTTGCTGGGAATGCTGTTTTTGCTTTTAATTGGAAAAATTATCAATAAAGGACCACATAACGTGGAACTTTCAACAGAAAAAATATAA
- a CDS encoding HD domain-containing protein, producing the protein MNTQHLLDQIAFIKEIDKVKYIQRKTKLFNSDRCENDAEHSWHLALMAIVLAEHSNEQIDVLKVVKMVLIHDIVEIDAGDVFMYDTVKNHDNTDEERLAANRIFGLLPEKQAEELITIWEEFEAGETNEAKFARSMDRLEPLLQNTSNDGGTWKEFGVKYDKVYEKKSVIKNGSESLWNYAEGLINESVEKGILEK; encoded by the coding sequence ATGAATACACAACACTTATTGGATCAAATTGCTTTTATAAAAGAAATTGATAAAGTAAAATACATTCAGCGCAAGACAAAATTGTTTAACAGCGACAGATGCGAAAATGATGCAGAACACAGTTGGCATTTGGCTTTAATGGCAATTGTTTTGGCAGAACATTCCAATGAACAGATAGATGTTTTGAAAGTCGTAAAAATGGTTTTGATTCATGATATTGTCGAAATTGATGCTGGTGATGTTTTTATGTATGATACTGTAAAAAATCATGATAATACAGATGAAGAACGATTGGCGGCAAATAGAATATTTGGTTTACTGCCTGAAAAACAAGCCGAAGAATTAATTACCATTTGGGAAGAATTTGAAGCAGGAGAAACCAACGAAGCCAAATTTGCAAGATCTATGGACAGATTGGAGCCTTTATTGCAGAATACATCTAACGATGGCGGAACTTGGAAAGAGTTTGGAGTGAAATATGATAAAGTTTACGAAAAGAAAAGCGTCATTAAAAATGGTTCAGAATCATTATGGAATTACGCCGAGGGTTTGATTAACGAAAGTGTAGAAAAAGGTATTTTAGAAAAATAA
- a CDS encoding MBL fold metallo-hydrolase: MKIEQIYTGCLAQGAYYITSNGEAAIIDPLREIQPYLDRLERDGVKLKYIFETHFHADFVSGHVDLSKETGAPIVYGPNAACEFDCISAKDGQEFKIGKITIKALHTPGHTMESTTFLLIDENGKDHAIFSGDTLFIGDVGRPDLAQKAAGMTQDQLAGILFHSLRDKIMTLADDVIVYPAHGAGSACGKNMSKETVSTIGNQKATNYALRANMTEEEFIKEVTDGLLPPPAYFSMNVAMNKQGYESFETVLHNGMKAINVKEFEAVAEETGALILDTRSAADFSKGFIPQSINIGINGDFAPWVGTLIADVKQPIILVTATGMEEETVTRLSRVGFDTIIGHLEGGFEAWQNAGFEIDTVNRITAEQFSNEFKFGEDKVIDIRKETEYEAEHIDDAYSKPLAYINDWVKDINPNEHFYLHCAGGYRSMIAASILQARGFRNFSEVEGGFGAISKTNVPKSDFVCQSKVLK, translated from the coding sequence ATGAAAATAGAACAAATTTACACCGGATGCCTCGCTCAAGGTGCATATTATATCACTTCAAATGGCGAAGCGGCCATTATTGATCCGCTTAGAGAAATTCAGCCTTATCTGGATCGTTTAGAGCGTGATGGCGTTAAACTGAAATATATTTTTGAAACGCATTTTCACGCCGATTTCGTTTCTGGTCACGTTGATTTAAGCAAAGAAACCGGAGCGCCAATCGTTTACGGTCCAAATGCTGCTTGCGAATTTGATTGCATTTCTGCAAAAGACGGTCAGGAATTCAAAATCGGAAAAATAACAATTAAGGCACTGCATACTCCAGGTCATACCATGGAAAGCACTACTTTTTTACTGATTGATGAAAACGGAAAAGATCATGCTATTTTTTCTGGTGATACTTTATTTATCGGAGATGTTGGCCGCCCTGATTTGGCTCAAAAAGCAGCTGGAATGACACAAGATCAATTGGCTGGAATTTTATTTCATTCGCTAAGAGATAAAATCATGACTTTGGCTGATGACGTAATTGTATATCCTGCGCATGGTGCGGGAAGCGCTTGCGGAAAAAACATGAGCAAAGAAACCGTTTCAACAATCGGAAATCAAAAAGCAACAAATTATGCTTTGCGTGCTAATATGACCGAAGAAGAATTCATCAAAGAAGTAACAGATGGATTATTGCCTCCTCCAGCCTATTTTAGCATGAACGTTGCCATGAATAAACAAGGTTATGAAAGCTTTGAAACAGTTTTACACAACGGAATGAAAGCTATAAATGTAAAAGAATTTGAAGCAGTTGCTGAAGAAACTGGCGCTCTAATTCTAGACACAAGAAGCGCAGCAGATTTCAGCAAAGGGTTTATTCCGCAATCTATCAATATCGGAATCAATGGTGATTTTGCGCCGTGGGTTGGAACTTTAATTGCCGATGTAAAACAGCCTATTATTTTGGTTACTGCGACTGGCATGGAAGAAGAAACTGTAACGCGTTTAAGCCGTGTGGGGTTTGATACAATTATCGGACATTTAGAAGGCGGTTTTGAAGCTTGGCAAAATGCTGGTTTCGAAATTGACACCGTTAACAGAATCACGGCAGAACAATTTTCAAATGAGTTTAAATTTGGCGAAGACAAAGTAATTGATATCCGTAAAGAAACAGAATACGAAGCAGAACATATTGATGACGCTTACAGCAAACCTTTGGCTTATATAAATGATTGGGTAAAAGATATTAATCCAAATGAGCATTTTTATTTGCATTGTGCTGGCGGTTACAGAAGTATGATTGCTGCCTCTATCCTTCAAGCAAGAGGTTTCAGAAACTTTTCTGAAGTAGAAGGCGGTTTCGGAGCGATTTCTAAAACCAATGTCCCAAAATCAGATTTTGTTTGTCAAAGTAAAGTATTAAAATAA
- a CDS encoding YeeE/YedE family protein, whose product MLEIIKEPWPWYVAGPLIGLTVPILLIIGNKSFGISSSLRHICAACIPANISFFKYDWKKESWNLFFVLGIFFGGFIAAHFLSNPNPVEIASELSEKLATYGITDHSGLVPSQLFSWESLLTLRGFIMIVVGGFLVGFGTRYAGGCTSGHAIMGLSNLQWPSLVATICFMIGGFVMALLILPYILSL is encoded by the coding sequence ATGCTAGAAATCATTAAAGAACCATGGCCTTGGTATGTTGCAGGTCCGTTGATTGGATTAACAGTTCCAATTTTATTAATTATTGGGAATAAATCTTTCGGGATTAGTTCTTCATTGCGTCATATTTGCGCAGCTTGTATTCCTGCAAATATTTCGTTTTTTAAATACGACTGGAAAAAAGAAAGCTGGAATTTATTCTTCGTCTTAGGAATATTTTTCGGTGGTTTTATCGCAGCTCACTTTTTATCGAATCCAAATCCTGTGGAAATTGCTTCTGAATTATCAGAGAAATTAGCGACTTACGGAATTACAGATCACAGTGGTTTAGTTCCGTCGCAATTATTTTCTTGGGAAAGTTTATTAACACTTCGCGGATTTATCATGATTGTGGTTGGCGGATTTTTAGTAGGTTTTGGAACGCGTTACGCCGGCGGCTGTACAAGCGGACACGCGATTATGGGATTATCAAACTTACAATGGCCTTCACTGGTTGCTACAATCTGTTTTATGATTGGCGGTTTTGTAATGGCGCTTCTGATTTTACCTTATATTCTTTCACTTTAA
- a CDS encoding DUF6691 family protein, with the protein MSLENKNIDGEGINASQRKENTFANLKYLIVGIFFGIVFVKAEIISWFRIQEMFNLESFHMYGVIGCAVAVGLISVQLIKKFNIKTLDGEKIEIQPKTFNKGQIYGGLLFGFGWAITGACPGPLFAQIGTGATVIVVTLVSAIAGTWVYGLIKDKLPH; encoded by the coding sequence ATGAGTTTAGAAAATAAAAATATAGACGGCGAAGGAATCAACGCAAGCCAGAGAAAAGAAAATACATTCGCAAACCTAAAATATTTAATCGTTGGAATCTTTTTCGGAATTGTATTCGTAAAAGCAGAAATCATTAGTTGGTTTCGTATTCAGGAAATGTTCAATCTTGAATCGTTTCATATGTATGGTGTAATTGGATGCGCTGTTGCTGTTGGATTAATTTCAGTACAATTGATTAAAAAATTCAATATCAAAACTCTTGATGGCGAAAAAATCGAAATTCAGCCAAAGACTTTCAACAAAGGACAAATCTACGGCGGATTATTATTCGGTTTCGGATGGGCTATTACTGGTGCTTGCCCTGGTCCGCTTTTCGCTCAAATTGGAACTGGCGCTACTGTAATCGTGGTTACTTTGGTAAGTGCAATTGCCGGAACTTGGGTTTATGGTTTGATTAAAGATAAACTGCCTCACTAG